In Flavobacterium endoglycinae, one DNA window encodes the following:
- a CDS encoding complex I subunit 4 family protein, with product MNVSLILIILLVGAFITYFVGDKLASKVALFFSLAALGCSVVLLNHFNAGENISFMNAWINQPKISFALNADGLAIAMLLLTTALTPIIIFSSFGNDYKNAKAFYALILFMAFAMTGTFLAADGLLYYIFWELALIPIYFIALIWGNGDADERRKAVVKFFIYTLAGSLFMLTAFIYLYQKAGSFLIEDLYKVNLSAFEQLWVFLAFFLAYAIKIPIIPFHTWQANVYQKAPTVGTMLLSGIMLKMGLYSVIRWQLPLAPLAAKEYMNIFIVLGIAGVIYGSIVALRQKDLKKLLAYSSLAHVGLIAAGSYTLTLDGLRGSVLQMIAHGFVVVGLFFAAEIIFRRYETRQIDELGGIRTQSPKFTSMFLILVLASVALPSTFNFVGEFTVLYSLSQVNIWFAVLGGTTIILGAYYMLKMFQNVMLGETNSKTFADVSVNEGISMAVIIGVLLFFGFYPKPITDLITPSLETILNVINKN from the coding sequence ATGAACGTTTCTCTTATATTAATTATTCTTTTAGTTGGTGCATTTATCACCTATTTTGTTGGTGACAAACTCGCTTCAAAAGTAGCTTTGTTCTTTAGTTTGGCAGCTCTTGGCTGTTCGGTTGTATTGTTAAACCATTTTAATGCTGGAGAAAATATCAGCTTTATGAATGCATGGATCAATCAGCCTAAAATTTCATTTGCTTTAAATGCCGATGGTTTAGCAATTGCGATGCTTTTACTAACAACTGCTTTAACTCCAATTATTATATTCTCTTCTTTCGGAAATGACTATAAAAATGCTAAAGCTTTTTATGCACTAATCTTATTTATGGCGTTTGCAATGACAGGAACTTTCCTTGCTGCAGATGGTCTTTTATACTATATTTTCTGGGAATTAGCTCTTATTCCTATATATTTTATTGCTCTTATCTGGGGTAACGGAGATGCTGATGAACGTAGAAAAGCAGTAGTTAAATTCTTTATTTACACACTTGCAGGTTCGTTATTCATGTTAACAGCTTTCATTTATTTATACCAAAAAGCAGGAAGCTTCTTAATTGAGGATTTGTATAAAGTAAACTTATCAGCATTTGAACAGCTTTGGGTTTTCTTAGCTTTCTTCCTTGCTTATGCAATCAAAATTCCAATTATTCCTTTTCACACATGGCAGGCAAATGTGTACCAAAAAGCACCAACCGTTGGAACCATGCTTCTATCTGGTATTATGCTTAAAATGGGATTATACAGCGTTATCCGTTGGCAGTTACCGCTTGCACCGCTTGCTGCAAAAGAATACATGAACATTTTTATTGTATTAGGAATTGCAGGAGTTATCTACGGATCGATTGTCGCTTTAAGACAAAAAGATTTAAAGAAATTATTAGCATATTCATCTTTAGCTCACGTTGGATTAATTGCAGCCGGATCTTACACTCTAACTCTTGATGGTTTAAGAGGATCTGTTCTACAAATGATTGCTCACGGTTTTGTTGTGGTAGGTTTATTCTTTGCTGCAGAAATTATCTTTAGAAGATATGAAACGAGACAAATTGATGAGCTAGGCGGAATCCGTACGCAATCTCCAAAATTTACTTCAATGTTTTTGATTTTGGTTTTAGCATCTGTTGCGTTACCAAGTACTTTTAACTTTGTTGGAGAGTTTACCGTATTATATAGTCTTTCTCAAGTGAATATCTGGTTTGCTGTTTTAGGCGGAACAACAATTATCTTAGGAGCTTATTATATGCTTAAAATGTTTCAAAATGTAATGCTGGGAGAAACAAATTCAAAAACTTTTGCAGATGTTTCGGTTAACGAAGGAATTTCAATGGCTGTAATTATTGGAGTTTTATTGTTCTTCGGATTCTATCCAAAACCAATTACAGATTTGATTACACCAAGTTTAGAAACTATTTTAAACGTTATCAACAAAAATTAA
- the nuoK gene encoding NADH-quinone oxidoreductase subunit NuoK: protein MGNILNQIGIENYIFLSVVLFCIGVFGVLYRRNSIIVFMSIEIMLNAVNLLFVAFSTYHQDAQGQVFVFFSMAVAAAEVAVGLAILVSIFRNIGSISIDNLKNLKG, encoded by the coding sequence ATGGGTAATATATTAAATCAAATAGGTATTGAAAATTACATCTTTTTAAGTGTTGTACTTTTTTGTATTGGTGTTTTTGGTGTGTTATACAGACGAAATTCTATCATCGTTTTTATGTCAATCGAAATCATGCTTAATGCAGTAAACCTTTTATTTGTGGCTTTTTCAACTTATCATCAGGATGCACAAGGACAAGTATTTGTGTTCTTTTCGATGGCCGTTGCAGCTGCCGAAGTTGCAGTTGGGTTAGCAATTCTGGTTTCTATTTTCAGAAACATTGGCTCAATTAGTATCGATAACTTAAAAAATTTAAAAGGATAA
- a CDS encoding NADH-quinone oxidoreductase subunit N, translated as MNTLIAITGLGIFCLLFEILNFRKGIVPFTILGLLGVLALNYYEFGSTASYYNNMIAVSKFSTAFSSLFIILTIFLVALSHNFYENHQTKISDYVAIKVFLLAGGVAMVSFGNLAMFFLGIEILSIALYVLAASDRLNIKSNEAGMKYFLMGSFASGIILFGICLIYGAMGTFDITEIHDSALSAELPIWFPIGMILMVIGMFFKIAAVPFHFWAPDVYEGSPALTTALMSTLAKVIAIATLYKLASGLNLIPSLENQDLSYTFINVVITISIASMTVGNIMALRQVNVKRMLAFSGISHAGFMLMTFLSISISAGVLLYYTAAYALAGIAAFSVILYVCKNQDNEDVTNFHGLGKTNPLLAAILTGSLLSMAGIPIFSGFFAKLFLFDQAIQAGYVILVIVAVINSIISVGYYFKLILAMYSKEPNEERTGKPFLIYAVAVISIGLNIALGLFPSLVLDLLK; from the coding sequence ATGAATACATTAATAGCTATAACAGGATTGGGTATTTTCTGCCTATTGTTTGAAATTCTAAATTTTAGAAAAGGCATTGTTCCGTTTACCATTTTAGGTTTATTGGGCGTTTTAGCACTTAACTATTACGAATTTGGATCGACAGCAAGTTATTACAATAATATGATTGCAGTAAGCAAATTTTCGACTGCGTTTTCATCATTATTTATAATTCTAACTATTTTCCTGGTAGCGTTAAGCCATAATTTTTACGAAAACCATCAGACCAAAATCTCTGATTACGTAGCGATAAAAGTATTTTTATTAGCAGGTGGGGTTGCTATGGTTTCTTTTGGAAACTTAGCGATGTTTTTCCTTGGAATTGAAATCTTATCTATTGCATTGTATGTTTTGGCAGCAAGTGATCGTTTGAATATTAAGAGTAACGAAGCGGGAATGAAATATTTCTTAATGGGATCTTTCGCATCTGGAATTATCTTATTCGGAATTTGTTTGATTTACGGAGCAATGGGAACTTTTGATATTACAGAAATTCACGATAGCGCATTATCTGCCGAATTACCAATCTGGTTTCCAATTGGAATGATTTTAATGGTTATTGGAATGTTCTTTAAAATTGCTGCAGTTCCGTTTCACTTTTGGGCACCAGACGTTTACGAAGGTTCTCCTGCTTTAACAACTGCTTTAATGAGCACTTTGGCAAAAGTAATTGCCATTGCTACATTATACAAATTAGCATCTGGATTAAATTTAATCCCTTCATTAGAAAATCAAGATCTTTCGTATACCTTTATCAATGTTGTAATTACTATTTCTATTGCTTCAATGACTGTTGGAAATATTATGGCATTGCGTCAAGTAAATGTAAAACGTATGCTGGCTTTTTCAGGAATCTCACACGCAGGTTTTATGTTAATGACTTTCTTAAGTATAAGTATTTCTGCTGGTGTACTTTTATATTACACTGCGGCTTATGCCTTAGCGGGTATTGCTGCTTTTAGTGTTATTCTTTATGTATGTAAAAATCAAGATAATGAAGATGTTACCAATTTCCATGGTTTAGGAAAAACAAATCCTTTATTAGCTGCAATCCTGACAGGTTCATTATTATCTATGGCGGGTATTCCTATTTTCTCTGGATTCTTCGCAAAATTATTTTTATTCGATCAAGCAATTCAAGCTGGATATGTAATTTTAGTAATCGTAGCAGTAATCAACTCCATTATAAGTGTTGGATATTACTTCAAACTTATTTTAGCCATGTATTCTAAAGAACCAAACGAAGAGCGCACGGGAAAACCATTCCTTATTTATGCTGTTGCAGTTATTTCAATAGGATTAAATATCGCTTTAGGTTTATTTCCTTCTTTAGTATTAGATCTTTTGAAATAA
- a CDS encoding NuoI/complex I 23 kDa subunit family protein — MSIETISLSGRKKVVSNKDMTFIERLYLVAIVKGLFITLKHLFRKKITIHYPEQVREMSPVYRGQHMLKRDEQGRENCTACGLCALSCPAEAITMKAAERKPDEKHLYREEKYAEIYEINMLRCIFCGLCEEACPKDAIYLTKSKVLVPANYDREDFIFGKDKLVMPLEMAIKNTQLNNAN, encoded by the coding sequence ATGTCAATAGAAACTATATCATTATCGGGTAGAAAAAAAGTGGTGTCAAATAAAGACATGACTTTTATTGAGCGATTGTATCTTGTGGCGATTGTAAAAGGTTTGTTTATTACATTAAAACACCTTTTTAGAAAAAAAATTACCATTCACTATCCTGAGCAGGTTCGTGAAATGAGCCCTGTGTACCGTGGACAACATATGTTGAAACGCGATGAGCAAGGTCGTGAAAACTGTACTGCATGTGGATTATGTGCTTTATCATGTCCTGCAGAAGCAATCACTATGAAAGCTGCTGAACGCAAACCAGATGAAAAACACTTATACAGAGAAGAAAAATATGCTGAAATCTATGAGATCAACATGCTTCGTTGTATTTTCTGCGGATTGTGTGAAGAAGCTTGCCCGAAAGATGCCATCTATTTGACAAAATCTAAAGTATTAGTTCCTGCTAATTATGACAGAGAAGATTTCATTTTTGGAAAAGATAAATTAGTGATGCCTTTAGAAATGGCAATTAAAAATACTCAACTTAATAACGCTAACTAA
- the nuoH gene encoding NADH-quinone oxidoreductase subunit NuoH produces the protein MESAFIIEKSVVIVVVFAVTMIMAMYSTWAERKVAAFLQDRVGPNRAGWGGLLQPLADGMKLFSKEEFFPNTPNRFLFIVGPAIAMSTALMTSAVIPWGDKLHLFGKDIILQATDVNIALLYIFGVLSVGVYGIMIGGWASNNKFSLMGAVRAASQMVSYEIAMGLSMIALLMMTGTMSLKEISLQQPGMHWNVFYQPLSFLIFLICSFAETNRTPFDLAECENELIGGYHTEYSSMKMGFYLFAEYASMFISATIISVLFFGGYNYPGMQWMVDNVGVNSANLLGIAVLFVKICFFIFFYMWVRWTIPRFRYDQLMNLGWRILIPLSIINIMITGAVILRHDIAAALGF, from the coding sequence ATGGAAAGTGCATTTATTATAGAAAAAAGTGTTGTTATTGTTGTCGTTTTTGCGGTAACAATGATTATGGCAATGTATTCTACATGGGCAGAACGTAAAGTTGCTGCTTTCCTTCAGGATCGTGTTGGTCCAAACCGTGCCGGATGGGGAGGTTTATTACAACCACTTGCTGATGGTATGAAATTATTCTCAAAAGAGGAATTTTTCCCAAATACACCAAACCGATTTTTATTCATCGTAGGTCCGGCAATAGCCATGAGTACCGCTTTAATGACAAGTGCTGTAATTCCGTGGGGAGACAAACTTCACCTTTTTGGAAAAGATATTATTCTTCAGGCAACTGATGTTAATATCGCTTTACTATACATTTTTGGAGTACTTTCTGTTGGAGTTTACGGTATCATGATTGGTGGATGGGCTTCTAATAATAAATTCTCATTAATGGGAGCTGTTCGTGCGGCTTCTCAAATGGTTTCTTACGAAATCGCAATGGGATTATCGATGATTGCTTTATTGATGATGACTGGAACAATGAGCTTAAAAGAAATTTCATTACAACAGCCAGGAATGCACTGGAATGTTTTCTATCAGCCATTATCCTTCTTAATCTTTTTAATTTGTTCATTTGCAGAAACTAACAGAACTCCTTTCGACTTAGCAGAATGTGAAAACGAATTAATTGGAGGTTATCATACCGAATATTCATCTATGAAAATGGGATTCTATTTATTTGCTGAATATGCAAGTATGTTCATCTCTGCTACTATTATTTCTGTATTATTCTTTGGAGGTTATAACTATCCAGGAATGCAGTGGATGGTAGATAATGTTGGCGTAAATTCAGCAAACTTATTAGGAATTGCAGTATTGTTTGTAAAAATATGTTTCTTCATATTCTTTTACATGTGGGTACGTTGGACGATTCCAAGATTTAGATATGACCAGTTAATGAACTTAGGCTGGAGAATTTTAATTCCGCTTTCGATTATTAACATCATGATTACAGGTGCTGTTATATTAAGACACGATATCGCAGCAGCGTTAGGATTCTAA
- a CDS encoding Bax inhibitor-1/YccA family protein, with translation MNFNSKNPFLNSKRFSNAASKAEEVHQAQIIDYNQEMTISGTINKTAILFLILCGSAMVTWWMAFNGMNIMLPAIGGAIVGFVLVLISAFKPQASPYLAPGYALFEGLFIGGISAIFEAKFPGIVINAVGATLVTFLVCLGLYKFKVVKVNEQFKSIVIAATLAIATYYLISWIASLIFNFTPVHYGNSLMSIGISVFVIIVAALNLFLDFDLIEKGAQEKMPKFMEWYGAMGLMITLVWLYIEFLRLLAKISSKD, from the coding sequence ATGAACTTTAATTCAAAAAATCCATTTTTAAACAGCAAGCGTTTTTCAAATGCTGCTTCAAAAGCCGAAGAAGTACATCAAGCTCAGATTATTGATTACAATCAGGAAATGACTATTTCTGGTACCATTAATAAGACGGCTATTTTATTTTTAATACTATGCGGATCTGCAATGGTTACATGGTGGATGGCATTTAATGGTATGAACATTATGCTGCCAGCTATTGGTGGTGCAATTGTTGGATTTGTTTTAGTTTTAATTTCAGCTTTTAAACCACAAGCTTCTCCGTATTTAGCACCGGGATATGCTTTGTTTGAAGGTTTATTTATAGGAGGAATATCTGCGATATTTGAAGCTAAATTTCCAGGAATTGTAATCAATGCCGTAGGCGCAACATTAGTAACATTCTTGGTTTGTTTAGGTTTATACAAATTTAAAGTTGTAAAAGTTAACGAACAATTTAAATCAATTGTAATTGCTGCAACACTTGCCATTGCTACTTATTATTTAATTTCTTGGATTGCATCGCTTATTTTCAATTTCACTCCAGTACATTATGGAAACTCCTTAATGAGTATTGGAATTAGTGTTTTTGTCATTATCGTAGCTGCTTTAAATCTATTTTTAGACTTTGACTTAATTGAAAAAGGAGCTCAAGAAAAAATGCCAAAATTCATGGAATGGTATGGAGCAATGGGATTAATGATTACTCTTGTATGGTTATATATTGAGTTTTTAAGATTACTTGCTAAAATTTCAAGTAAAGACTAA
- a CDS encoding Imm8 family immunity protein yields the protein MKLVIYAIYSGSGQNLFSWKPEDDLVFIESILMDIGEKNKKGADLFSIRIATPEGLKLLKAEDGILAARPLIIVEKYDFNELWTYLNKIVLSCEADSWSDCVEKLRYHFNWEYDGYR from the coding sequence GTGAAATTGGTAATTTATGCGATTTATTCTGGAAGTGGACAAAATTTGTTTTCATGGAAACCTGAGGACGATTTGGTTTTTATAGAGTCTATACTTATGGATATAGGAGAGAAAAATAAAAAAGGAGCGGATCTTTTTTCTATAAGAATTGCGACTCCTGAAGGGTTAAAGCTTTTGAAGGCAGAAGATGGAATACTGGCAGCACGTCCTTTAATTATTGTAGAGAAATATGATTTTAATGAACTATGGACTTATTTGAATAAGATTGTCCTTTCTTGCGAGGCAGATAGTTGGAGTGATTGTGTTGAAAAATTACGATATCATTTTAATTGGGAATATGATGGCTATCGATAA
- the nuoL gene encoding NADH-quinone oxidoreductase subunit L, translating into MDINLALLLVLTPFLGFLINVFFGKNLGKTVSGAIGTVAVVIPFIVTLVLFNQITSTGKTIEVTLFDWIQISNLKINLGFLLDQLSVLWLLFVTGIGSLIHLYSISYMHDDENMHKFFAYLNLFVFFMITLVTGSNLLVLFIGWEGVGLCSYLLIGFWHKNQDYNDAAKKAFIMNRIGDLGLLIGMFIIGSMFSTLDYATLKTAITGASNLNLPLLSLAALCLFIGACGKSAQIPLYTWLPDAMAGPTPVSALIHAATMVTAGIFMVTRLNFVFDLAVDVQTVIAIIGAITSLVAATIGLVQNDIKKVLAYSTVSQLGLMFLALGFGAYEVAVFHVITHAFFKACLFLGSGSVIHGLHGEQDMRNMGGLRKAMPITFWTMMISSLAISGVPFFSGFFSKDEILLTAFHHSIPLYVVGSVASIMTAFYMFRLMFLTFFKEFRGTEEQKHHLHESGSLITIPLIILAILATFGGLISLPGNSWLNEYLAPLFTKAAGEEHHLGATEYTLMGVAVLGGLLGILIAYVKYFKQDNVPESDENITGIAKVLYNKYYVDEFYDAVFVRSVNGLSRFFRDYIETGLSALVFGLGKVTNELAFQGKKLQSGSIGLYLFVFVLGLCAIISYIFLAQ; encoded by the coding sequence ATGGATATTAATTTAGCTTTACTTTTAGTATTAACTCCTTTTTTAGGATTTTTAATCAATGTTTTCTTTGGAAAAAACTTAGGCAAAACAGTTTCAGGAGCAATCGGAACTGTTGCTGTAGTAATTCCTTTTATTGTTACTCTTGTACTTTTTAATCAAATTACTTCAACTGGAAAAACAATTGAAGTTACTTTGTTTGATTGGATTCAGATAAGCAACTTAAAAATTAATCTTGGATTTTTATTAGATCAATTGTCTGTTCTTTGGTTGCTTTTCGTAACCGGAATCGGATCTTTGATTCACCTATACTCTATCAGTTACATGCACGATGATGAGAATATGCACAAATTTTTTGCCTATTTAAATCTTTTCGTATTCTTTATGATTACACTTGTAACAGGAAGCAACTTATTAGTACTATTTATTGGATGGGAAGGTGTTGGACTTTGCTCTTACCTATTGATTGGATTCTGGCATAAAAACCAAGATTACAATGATGCAGCAAAGAAAGCTTTTATCATGAACAGAATTGGGGATTTAGGCCTTTTAATTGGTATGTTCATCATTGGTTCAATGTTCTCTACTTTAGATTACGCAACTTTAAAAACGGCAATTACTGGAGCTTCAAACTTAAATTTACCTTTACTTTCTTTAGCTGCTTTATGTTTGTTTATTGGAGCTTGTGGTAAATCGGCTCAAATTCCGTTATATACTTGGTTACCTGATGCGATGGCTGGACCAACTCCAGTTTCTGCATTGATACACGCAGCAACAATGGTTACTGCAGGTATCTTTATGGTAACTAGATTAAATTTTGTTTTTGATTTAGCAGTTGACGTTCAAACCGTAATTGCGATTATTGGAGCTATTACTTCATTAGTTGCTGCAACAATTGGATTAGTTCAAAACGACATCAAAAAAGTATTGGCTTACTCTACCGTTTCACAATTAGGATTAATGTTTTTAGCATTAGGATTTGGAGCTTATGAAGTAGCTGTTTTCCACGTAATCACACACGCTTTCTTCAAAGCTTGTTTATTCTTAGGTTCGGGTTCTGTTATTCACGGATTACATGGTGAGCAAGACATGCGTAATATGGGAGGTTTGCGTAAAGCGATGCCAATTACGTTCTGGACTATGATGATTTCTTCATTAGCCATTTCTGGAGTTCCTTTTTTCTCTGGATTCTTCTCTAAAGACGAAATCTTATTGACAGCTTTTCACCACAGTATTCCATTATACGTTGTTGGATCTGTTGCTTCGATTATGACAGCTTTCTATATGTTTAGATTAATGTTCTTGACTTTCTTCAAAGAGTTTAGAGGAACAGAAGAGCAGAAACATCATTTACACGAAAGTGGTTCATTAATTACTATTCCACTTATCATCTTAGCAATTTTAGCCACTTTTGGAGGATTAATCAGCTTGCCAGGAAATAGCTGGCTGAATGAGTACTTAGCACCTCTTTTCACAAAAGCAGCCGGAGAAGAACATCATTTAGGCGCAACTGAATATACTTTAATGGGAGTTGCTGTATTAGGCGGATTATTGGGTATTTTAATTGCATATGTGAAATACTTCAAACAAGATAATGTTCCTGAAAGTGATGAAAATATTACTGGTATTGCAAAAGTGTTATACAACAAATATTATGTTGATGAATTTTACGATGCAGTATTTGTGCGTTCTGTAAACGGATTGTCAAGATTCTTTAGAGATTATATCGAGACTGGTTTATCAGCACTTGTTTTCGGATTAGGAAAAGTAACGAATGAATTAGCATTTCAAGGAAAAAAATTACAAAGCGGAAGTATCGGATTATATCTTTTTGTTTTTGTTTTGGGTCTTTGTGCCATCATTTCCTATATATTTTTAGCTCAATAA
- a CDS encoding NADH-quinone oxidoreductase subunit J family protein, which translates to MIHIPDLANATPVGVIFCILAFITVITAFLTIFSRNPIHSAIYLVICFFSIAGHYLLLNSQFLAVVHIIVYSGAIMILFLFTIMLMNLNEQKDVHRPRITRLGAIVSFCLIVIVLIAIFINSKPIVGEYDSTGEDFQSIEVLGKILLNEYMVPFEFASILLLVAMIGTVLLSKKEKLNK; encoded by the coding sequence ATGATACACATTCCAGATCTTGCAAACGCAACTCCTGTTGGAGTGATATTCTGTATCTTAGCGTTTATTACAGTAATCACTGCTTTCTTGACTATTTTCAGCAGAAATCCTATTCACTCAGCTATTTACTTAGTGATTTGTTTCTTCTCAATTGCTGGTCATTATTTATTATTGAATTCTCAATTTTTAGCTGTTGTACATATTATAGTTTACTCTGGAGCAATCATGATTTTGTTCCTGTTTACGATTATGTTGATGAACCTTAACGAACAAAAAGACGTTCACAGACCTAGAATTACGCGTTTGGGTGCAATTGTCTCTTTCTGTTTAATTGTTATTGTTTTAATTGCAATCTTCATCAACTCTAAACCAATTGTTGGAGAATACGACTCAACAGGAGAAGATTTCCAGTCTATTGAAGTACTAGGTAAAATATTATTAAACGAATATATGGTACCATTTGAATTTGCTTCAATCCTACTTTTAGTGGCAATGATTGGAACTGTATTATTGTCTAAAAAAGAAAAATTAAATAAGTAA